One Nocardioides aromaticivorans genomic window carries:
- a CDS encoding CAP domain-containing protein, which translates to MSTLLRSALAGLMASAALTAAPATPLPAAQAQSATAAQSATAMSRTYEAAVLRQINARRTARGLRALRMSSCVDRFAESRSRRMAVNDEMVHYPGLRRVFGSCGGSTVGEVIARGRSFAQASIVVRAWMRSPSHHDVLLLPRFRSAGVGAWRDGDGTVFVSVVFRAP; encoded by the coding sequence ATGAGCACACTCCTCCGCTCGGCGCTCGCCGGGCTGATGGCCTCGGCCGCCCTCACGGCGGCTCCGGCCACCCCGCTGCCCGCCGCCCAGGCCCAGAGCGCCACCGCGGCCCAGAGCGCCACCGCGATGTCCAGGACCTACGAGGCCGCCGTGCTGCGCCAGATCAACGCCCGGCGGACCGCCCGCGGCCTGCGGGCGTTGCGCATGTCGTCGTGCGTGGACCGCTTCGCCGAGTCGCGCTCGCGACGGATGGCGGTCAACGACGAGATGGTGCACTACCCCGGCCTGCGCCGCGTGTTCGGCAGCTGCGGCGGGTCGACGGTCGGCGAGGTGATCGCCCGCGGCCGCAGCTTCGCCCAGGCGTCGATCGTGGTCCGCGCCTGGATGCGCTCGCCCAGCCACCACGACGTGCTCCTCCTGCCGCGGTTCCGGTCGGCGGGGGTCGGCGCCTGGCGCGACGGCGACGGGACGGTCTTCGTCAGCGTGGTGTTCCGGGCGCCCTGA
- a CDS encoding DHA2 family efflux MFS transporter permease subunit, which yields MTALAAAPAPARTGTTIALTVIAGTVMIPLDVTVVAVALARLAEETGASLPVIQWVSTGYTLALATVIPAAAWAIARYGARSVFLTAIAVFTIGSALVATAWDAPSLIGFRILQGLGGGFVMPAAMTLALRSAPPAERGRVMSLLGLPILVGPVLGPPLGGWLLDSLSWRWIFLVNLPIGLVALWLGRRNLPVLPGDRAARLDRTGLLLLAPAMALLVLGTSLAEGSLVEARVLLPIGVGLVLLAAFARHALRHTAPLLKVRLLGLRATGGGALLMVLFAGAYFSTLVLVPLYFQVARGESATTTGLLMVPQAVLAGISIQVAGRLIDRVPPVRVIATGITLAVVGYGGFALQLAGEAPYTTLVPFLALGTTGAGATMLPTITQATRDLDDVDIPSGSTIINVLNQLATSVTTAAVTVVLASTGSMRDAFWLPLAMMTAALVVALTVLGPRGVRAPGTPR from the coding sequence ATGACCGCGCTCGCCGCCGCTCCGGCCCCTGCCCGCACGGGCACCACCATCGCGCTGACCGTCATCGCCGGCACCGTGATGATCCCGCTCGACGTCACCGTCGTCGCCGTCGCGCTCGCCCGGCTGGCCGAGGAGACCGGCGCCTCGCTGCCGGTCATCCAGTGGGTCAGCACCGGCTACACGCTCGCCCTCGCGACCGTCATCCCTGCGGCGGCCTGGGCCATCGCACGGTACGGCGCCCGGTCGGTCTTCCTCACCGCGATCGCCGTCTTCACGATCGGCTCGGCGCTGGTGGCGACGGCGTGGGACGCGCCCAGCCTGATCGGGTTCCGGATCCTGCAGGGCCTCGGCGGCGGGTTCGTGATGCCGGCGGCGATGACGCTCGCGCTGCGCTCGGCGCCGCCGGCGGAGCGGGGCCGGGTGATGTCGCTGCTGGGCCTGCCGATCCTCGTCGGGCCGGTGCTCGGCCCGCCGCTGGGTGGCTGGCTGCTCGACAGCTTGTCCTGGCGCTGGATCTTCCTCGTGAACCTGCCGATCGGGCTGGTCGCCCTGTGGCTCGGCCGCCGCAACCTGCCCGTCCTGCCCGGCGACCGGGCCGCGCGCCTGGACCGCACCGGCCTGCTCCTGCTGGCCCCCGCGATGGCGCTGCTCGTGCTCGGGACGTCGCTGGCCGAGGGCTCACTGGTCGAGGCCCGCGTCCTGCTCCCGATCGGCGTGGGCCTCGTGCTCCTCGCCGCCTTCGCCCGCCACGCACTGCGCCACACCGCCCCGCTGCTGAAGGTGCGCCTGCTCGGGCTGCGCGCGACCGGTGGCGGGGCCCTGCTGATGGTGCTCTTCGCGGGCGCCTACTTCTCGACGCTGGTCCTGGTCCCGCTGTACTTCCAGGTCGCGCGCGGGGAGTCGGCCACCACCACCGGCCTGCTGATGGTGCCGCAGGCGGTCCTCGCCGGCATCTCGATCCAGGTCGCCGGCCGGCTCATCGACCGGGTGCCGCCGGTCCGGGTCATCGCCACCGGCATCACGCTGGCGGTCGTCGGCTACGGCGGGTTCGCGCTGCAGCTGGCCGGCGAGGCGCCGTACACGACGCTGGTGCCCTTCCTCGCCCTCGGTACGACGGGCGCCGGCGCGACGATGCTGCCGACGATCACCCAGGCGACCCGCGACCTCGACGACGTCGACATCCCGTCGGGCAGCACGATCATCAACGTGCTCAACCAGCTCGCCACCTCGGTGACGACAGCGGCGGTCACCGTGGTGCTGGCCTCGACCGGGTCGATGCGGGACGCGTTCTGGCTGCCGCTCGCGATGATGACCGCCGCTCTCGTGGTGGCGCTCACCGTGCTCGGGCCGCGCGGCGTCAGGGCGCCCGGAACACCACGCTGA
- a CDS encoding MMPL family transporter — MSPSTRRPSRVLPTVAPRAAWLVALAPLLLALLALGLLGEGEREQRPTDSLPRGLDSTLAAELDAQVGDDGQDVAIVLFTSDGDELAGAGRSVLDGAVRAVGAVPRSLTVAEDGSAAFVVVPVTAASATDTVDRVDELRAVLAEQVPEGVTAQVTGPAGVQADLAKVFDGANTRLLLATASVVTILLVLTYRSPVLWLVPLLVVGIADRLAAVLATQAMAALDVAWNESTVGILSVLVFGAGTNYALLLISRYRDELGSHASRHEAMSLALRRTVEPVLASATTVVLGLLTLLLSLTPSTRGLGLACAIGIIVAASFVLVVLPALLVLFGRWVFWPRVPREGATPLAERTSLWRRVGGVVQRRPAVLVGTTTAVLALLAIGLLRVETGLGRADQFLEEPEAIAAGERLAESFPAGTSSPTEVLTRADADDVLRAVEDSAAVVSARVAGAGGGVTRIDVVLDAEPGTAAARSAVGSLRDALSGFDDTHVGGEEAVALDEREGAGRDRWVVLPLILGVVLLALVLLLRSAVAPLLLVATVLATYAASMGASWWLFTGPLGFEALDVQVPLFAFLFLVALGVDYNIFLVTRAREEAREHGTRDGMLRALAATGGVITSAGILLGAVFAVLGVLPLVVLAQLGVVVCLGVLLDTLVVRTVLVPALAMLLGERFWWPARVSASAGRGVQ, encoded by the coding sequence ATGTCCCCCTCCACCCGACGCCCGTCCCGCGTGCTGCCCACGGTGGCGCCGCGGGCCGCCTGGTTGGTCGCCCTGGCCCCGCTGCTGTTGGCGCTCCTCGCCCTCGGGTTGCTCGGCGAGGGGGAGCGCGAGCAGCGCCCCACCGACTCGCTGCCGCGCGGTCTCGACAGCACGCTGGCGGCGGAGCTCGACGCGCAGGTGGGCGACGACGGGCAGGACGTCGCGATCGTGCTGTTCACCTCCGACGGCGACGAGCTGGCCGGCGCCGGGAGGTCGGTCCTGGACGGCGCGGTCCGGGCGGTGGGTGCGGTCCCCCGGAGCCTGACCGTCGCCGAGGACGGGAGCGCCGCGTTCGTCGTCGTACCCGTCACGGCGGCCTCGGCCACCGACACCGTCGACCGGGTCGACGAGCTGCGCGCCGTCCTGGCCGAGCAGGTGCCCGAGGGGGTGACGGCACAGGTGACCGGGCCCGCGGGCGTGCAGGCCGACCTGGCCAAGGTGTTCGACGGCGCCAACACCCGCCTGCTCCTCGCCACGGCGTCGGTGGTGACGATCCTGCTCGTGCTGACCTACCGCAGCCCCGTGCTCTGGCTCGTCCCCCTGCTGGTCGTCGGCATCGCCGACCGGCTCGCGGCGGTGCTCGCGACGCAGGCGATGGCCGCGCTCGACGTCGCGTGGAACGAGTCCACCGTCGGCATCCTCTCGGTCCTCGTCTTCGGCGCCGGGACCAACTACGCGCTGCTGCTGATCTCCCGCTACCGCGACGAGCTCGGCAGCCACGCCTCGCGCCACGAGGCGATGTCCCTCGCCCTGCGGCGTACGGTCGAGCCGGTCCTCGCGAGCGCCACCACGGTGGTCCTCGGGCTGCTCACGCTGCTGCTCTCGCTGACGCCGAGCACGCGCGGCCTCGGGCTGGCCTGCGCGATCGGCATCATCGTGGCCGCGTCGTTCGTCCTGGTCGTGCTGCCGGCCCTGCTCGTGCTCTTCGGCCGGTGGGTCTTCTGGCCGCGGGTGCCGCGCGAGGGCGCCACGCCGCTCGCCGAGCGCACCTCGCTCTGGCGGCGCGTCGGCGGCGTCGTCCAGCGGCGCCCCGCCGTGCTCGTCGGTACGACGACCGCGGTCCTCGCGCTGCTCGCGATCGGTCTGCTCCGGGTCGAGACCGGGCTCGGCCGCGCGGACCAGTTCCTCGAGGAGCCGGAGGCGATCGCGGCGGGGGAGCGCCTGGCGGAGTCCTTCCCGGCGGGCACCTCGAGCCCGACGGAGGTCCTCACCCGCGCCGACGCGGACGACGTCCTGCGTGCGGTCGAGGACTCGGCCGCCGTCGTCTCCGCCCGCGTCGCCGGTGCGGGCGGCGGCGTGACCCGGATCGACGTGGTGCTCGACGCCGAGCCCGGCACGGCCGCAGCCCGCTCCGCGGTCGGCAGCCTCCGCGACGCCCTCAGCGGCTTCGACGACACCCACGTCGGCGGGGAGGAGGCGGTGGCGCTCGACGAGCGTGAGGGCGCGGGCCGCGACCGGTGGGTGGTGCTGCCCCTGATCCTGGGCGTCGTCCTGCTCGCCCTCGTCCTGCTGCTGCGCTCGGCCGTCGCGCCGCTGCTGCTCGTCGCGACGGTGCTGGCGACGTACGCCGCCAGCATGGGCGCCTCCTGGTGGCTGTTCACCGGCCCGCTCGGCTTCGAGGCCCTCGACGTGCAGGTGCCGCTCTTCGCGTTCCTGTTCCTCGTCGCGCTCGGCGTCGACTACAACATCTTCCTCGTCACCCGCGCCCGCGAGGAGGCGCGCGAGCACGGGACCCGCGACGGCATGCTGCGCGCGCTCGCGGCGACCGGCGGCGTGATCACGAGCGCGGGGATCCTGCTGGGCGCGGTCTTCGCGGTGCTCGGCGTGCTGCCGCTCGTGGTGCTGGCCCAGCTGGGTGTCGTCGTCTGCCTCGGGGTCCTGCTCGACACGCTGGTCGTCCGGACCGTGCTGGTCCCGGCCCTGGCGATGCTGCTGGGGGAGCGGTTCTGGTGGCCGGCGCGCGTCTCGGCGTCGGCCGGGCGGGGCGTGCAGTGA
- a CDS encoding MarR family winged helix-turn-helix transcriptional regulator, with the protein MARTQPGPGDRPWHATATLETLRSLLEAGARIRHEVSRRAQLSDVELATLERLSHGPIGPAELARHLDVTSAAATGIVDRLSRRGHLERVPHEDDRRRTQLHITDSATAEVSRHLRPMFEGLARLDGEFSDEERAVVERYLRGALAAVEAAIAEPGDCPSD; encoded by the coding sequence ATGGCGCGCACGCAGCCCGGGCCCGGTGACCGGCCGTGGCACGCGACCGCGACCCTGGAGACCCTCCGCAGCCTGCTCGAGGCCGGTGCCCGCATCCGGCACGAGGTGTCCCGGCGGGCGCAGCTCAGCGACGTCGAGCTCGCGACGCTGGAGCGGCTCAGCCACGGGCCGATCGGGCCGGCCGAGCTCGCCCGCCACCTCGACGTGACGAGTGCCGCCGCGACCGGCATCGTCGACCGGCTCAGCCGCCGCGGCCACCTCGAGCGGGTCCCCCACGAGGACGACCGCCGTCGTACCCAGCTCCACATCACGGACAGCGCCACCGCCGAGGTGTCACGCCACCTGCGGCCCATGTTCGAGGGTCTCGCACGGTTGGACGGGGAGTTCAGCGACGAGGAGCGCGCCGTCGTCGAGCGCTACCTGCGCGGCGCGCTCGCGGCGGTCGAGGCGGCCATCGCGGAGCCAGGGGACTGCCCGTCCGACTGA
- a CDS encoding flavin-containing monooxygenase: protein MTTHPEHLDVLVIGAGISGIGAARYLLAERPGTTFAVLEARAASGGTWDLFRYPGIRSDSDLHTFGYEFKPWTDPKSIASADRILAYLRETSEEYGVEPHIRYQHRVLEAAWSTADARWTVQVERGDTGERFTLTAGWVFGATGYYDYEAGFTPTFEGRDRFRGEIVHPQHWPEDLDYAGKRVVVIGSGATAVTLLPAMVEGGAGHVTMLQRTPTYIMPVPSEDKLANGLRKVLGETRGYAVARQKNILKQRLVWQFCQTFPKTARTLIRSVNAKALPEGFDVDTHFNPPYDPWDQRLCAVPDGDLFRTIRDGRASVVTDRISTFTETGILLESGEELEADVIVTATGLNMQLFGGIAITVDGTALHAPDHVAYKGMMLSGIPNLAFAIGYTNSSWTLKVGLLCEHFCRLLEHMEAEGYDVCVPVAPEGMATRPLLDFEAGYVQRAIADLPRQGDRYPWTMSMSYADDVKLVRGGPVVDEALRFSTASPAWATTASNEAVPA, encoded by the coding sequence ATGACCACGCACCCCGAACACCTCGACGTCCTCGTCATCGGCGCCGGCATCTCCGGCATCGGCGCGGCCCGCTACCTGCTGGCCGAGCGGCCGGGCACGACCTTCGCGGTGCTCGAGGCGCGTGCGGCGTCCGGCGGCACGTGGGACCTGTTCCGCTACCCCGGCATCCGCTCGGACTCCGACCTCCACACCTTCGGCTACGAGTTCAAGCCGTGGACCGACCCGAAGTCGATCGCGAGCGCGGACCGGATCCTCGCCTACCTGCGCGAGACCTCCGAGGAGTACGGCGTCGAGCCGCACATCCGCTACCAGCACCGGGTCCTCGAGGCGGCCTGGTCGACCGCCGACGCCCGCTGGACCGTGCAGGTCGAGCGCGGTGACACCGGCGAGCGGTTCACCCTGACGGCCGGCTGGGTCTTCGGCGCGACCGGCTACTACGACTACGAGGCCGGCTTCACGCCGACCTTCGAGGGTCGCGACCGCTTCCGCGGCGAGATCGTGCACCCCCAGCACTGGCCCGAGGACCTCGACTACGCGGGCAAGAGGGTCGTCGTGATCGGCTCCGGCGCCACGGCCGTCACCCTGCTGCCGGCGATGGTCGAGGGCGGCGCGGGCCACGTCACGATGCTGCAGCGGACGCCGACGTACATCATGCCGGTGCCGTCGGAGGACAAGCTCGCCAACGGCCTGCGCAAGGTCCTCGGCGAGACCCGCGGCTACGCCGTCGCCCGGCAGAAGAACATCCTCAAGCAGCGGCTGGTGTGGCAGTTCTGCCAGACCTTCCCGAAGACGGCCCGCACGCTGATCCGCTCGGTCAACGCGAAAGCGCTGCCCGAGGGCTTCGACGTCGACACGCACTTCAACCCGCCCTACGACCCGTGGGACCAGCGGCTGTGCGCCGTGCCCGACGGCGACCTGTTCCGCACGATCCGCGACGGGAGGGCGAGCGTCGTCACCGACCGGATCAGCACCTTCACCGAGACCGGCATCCTGCTGGAGTCCGGTGAGGAACTCGAGGCGGACGTGATCGTCACCGCCACCGGGCTGAACATGCAGCTCTTCGGCGGCATCGCGATCACCGTGGACGGCACCGCGCTGCACGCCCCCGACCACGTCGCCTACAAGGGCATGATGCTCAGCGGCATCCCCAACCTGGCCTTCGCGATCGGCTACACGAACTCGTCGTGGACCCTCAAGGTCGGCCTGCTGTGCGAGCACTTCTGCCGCCTGCTGGAGCACATGGAGGCCGAGGGGTACGACGTCTGCGTGCCCGTCGCGCCCGAGGGCATGGCGACCCGTCCGCTCCTGGACTTCGAGGCCGGCTACGTGCAGCGGGCGATCGCCGACCTGCCGCGCCAGGGCGACCGCTACCCGTGGACGATGTCGATGAGCTACGCCGACGACGTGAAGCTGGTCCGCGGCGGTCCGGTGGTCGACGAGGCGCTGCGCTTCTCGACGGCGTCCCCCGCCTGGGCCACGACCGCGAGCAACGAGGCCGTCCCGGCATGA